Sequence from the Peromyscus eremicus chromosome 4, PerEre_H2_v1, whole genome shotgun sequence genome:
ggtgtgaaATGTGGCTATACCTATGTAGTCTGCTGGGTTTGCAGGGGAGTATTGGCCACAGGGAGGATGACCAGGTGTGTTGGTTTGGGTGGCTGAGTAGGTCTTGGGGAAACAGAATCcagtgggtggcagtggtggtggtggtttaaaGACTCAGGGCAGGTCTCTCATCTGCTTGACTGCTGCTGAGGACTCAAGATTTTTCTATTAATATTATTTAACCCTCTCTGTAAGGACTTCCCATGtgtctcaccaaatctgttgACTTCTTAGTTTATCCATAGCAACAGCCCAGTGGCGAGTTTGGACCCCTTCTGCTGAGTATGATACTGCTTCCTGGAACCCCCAACAGCATCACCAGCTGCAGTGGCATGAACTTTTGTTAGTTTAGTCATGCTATGTGTAGGATGCAATACCAAAATGTTGTTATTCTATTGGCACATTGAttgcacctgaatctactgatgTTTCAGTCAATAATTGCAGCTCCACAGTTACTGGCTGATTTCACAGGCAGTGGCCCATGGGACTTTAACGTCCTACCAGATCTGCCTTCTGTTGCCACCACATGAAGTCTTCAGCTAAATCTCTatcattatatttattaatatgacCTGGTTTCAGAGTCTGGGGTGAAAaactgctagctcagagaggttggaAGCAACTAGCTGAACTTCTCTCTTCACTGATCTCTCAGAAAGACAGCATCCTTCTGCttagccaaacaaacaaacaaacaaacaaactactacTCAGAGTCCTTCCCTACTACTTCCTATGCATCTCTCTAGTGGTCTTCCATACTTCCTCTGATTCTCTGTGATTATTTTCTGTCAACTTGTTGCTAGGTCCACCTCTTAACCCAAGGCTGATTTTATTTAGTTAATGCACATTCAAACTCTGTGTtcagagtgtgatcaaatatcccacaaaacTCTCAGACTAGCTGCTCTCAGTTCCTGGCCTCTTCAAATCTCCTacccccccctcctctccttgtGCTTCTTCTGGCCAATCCACCCCAGCCTCCCTACTCTGCAGGACCAGCCAAACAGGGAGGGGTTGTTACTCACAGACTGCTCACAGCAGCCTCTGAGCATGAACTCTCtaacttttcttcctccctccacagCAACTGGTCACCCAAACAAACCCCCTATGCTATTCAATTTCAACCCACCATCCACATCCATTCCCAGCTCACACTCACTCCCATGGTGAGGCTCCTCCAGTACCCCTTATTCCACTACAGCAGGTGGCTGGTGTTAGGATTCCCATCTTTGTTCATGTTCCCTTTCTCTCAGTGAACTCTCACAAGTTGAAAGTACCTTGGGTCGTTTACATGTATTATACAACATGTATTAAAGAGTTCCAATAACTTACTCAGTCCTATGCTGTCCCTTCTCATAATATCTCCCCTATGTTCTACAGCAACCTCCTCCTTGAAAAGCATAGTCATGTCTGGGAAAAGGCCCATGATCATACAGATCAGTTACACTGGACAGATATGTCTTACCCTACCAGAACCTGGGAAGTTACAGACAAGGGACCCTGACAAAGACTGCAATTAAGAAGATGATCACTTGTGTCCTCCCTGGGCTTACAGGAACTACCCTTcagagaattaatttttaaaaaattccaaaatATAATCCAGGATAAATCAAAACCCTTCCCAATTTCTCCAGTGCCTCACTAGGGCCTGACTACAATACATAAATCTTGACTTTGACACTCCATACAGGTAACAACTCCTCATGACTTACTTTTTTGCCCAGTCTTATCCAGACATAAGAGCCAAGATCAAATGTCTGCACCCCAGACTCATTGCACTCCAGTCTGATGTAATGTTCCTGGACTTTAAGGTCTTCCACTGCATTGATGAGCATAACCAAAGACACAAATATCAGCTTCTAGCTAAACTGTTCAAACTACTGATGTTGGGTCCTAAAAATGGAGGGCTGCCAGACTCTTGATTCAAATGTGAAAAGGAGGACTACTGGGCCTGAGCCTGTCCAGCTCCTCACAGGCCTATGGGTCCCTGCCCCAAATGCCATCAGGAGGGTCATTAGGGTTCAAACTGCCCCTGAAGTGCCACTTCCTTGATGTCATCTGACCCCCATAGCCACTAGTGGACTTAGTGAATGAGGACTGATAGGCCCCTGGCTCTTTTCCAGACTTAACCGAGCTCATACCATAGTTAGGTGGttagtatatgcctttaatcccagccctcataAGATagaaacagatggatctctgtgaattcaaggccagcctggtctagaaagtaCGTTTAAGGacatctgttacacagagaaaccctgtctgaaaacaaaacaaaaaagccacaaaGAGCCTAGTAGCTCACTTTTGGTGTCAGGTCACCttgtttatttccttcttgattccAGGTCACTCTCTCTTCCACCCCCATCTTTCATTTTCAGGTTCATGAACAATTCTCCATGCCCCTCAGATCCACTGGCCTGTATGTTCAATGGACTTACCTTCTCCCACTCATTCCTTCTTGTTCCCTCATATCTAGTTTCCTTTCTCAGTTGAGACATTCTGTCCTGTCAAATCTGTCTGCTTCTAAACCCTTCCACAACTTCCTCCCAATTCCTTTCACTCATTCACTGAAACCCATGAAGACCTTTGCCCCGTCCTACACACATATAGGAAGGTCCCTTACTTACTTTAGACTTCAAGTTCTACACAAATGGCAGTCAGCTCTTTCCTTTCACAAGGCCACCAACTTGTGGATTatgctgtgggagcccacaactgactcagtttcacagtttgaatctgaagtctcttctgagtcaatagagttcaataTTGCTTGCTCCGTGGCTGTGAGAAAGTACTGATCagcccacaggaaggaacatTCTATCTAACTAGAATAGATGCAGGCTGTTGATTCCACCCAGAGatacattgagatagaaaatgaaactgcctaaTCCATATTGTCATTGCTACTATAATCTCTCCTAACTTCAAGCTAAATATATGTCTACTCTTGGCCTTCTGGTTCCCCCTGTGAGAACCAGAAGCATCAACTCATCTATAACTATCCAGAAAACCTgttactttccttttctttctcctatcACATGCTATCATCCCTGTTCTCAAAAGGtcttgatttcagctctcacccagactccccatgggaagctgCTCTGTTGTAATGAGAGTCTCTCTGACACCATAGCTCCAAATGTGACTGGACCCTGCTTTCTGATGGCAGTCATCCCACAACTAACCCTATATAGACCGTCTGAGTTCTATTTGCTTTTCCCAAGAAATTGTATACCTAGAGAATCCTTTCTGCCTGTCTCAAAACTTCCTTGAGAGGCATGGCCATGGCCCATGGTACCCTTGGGCACTCAGTTCTCTCTACCATAGGTTTTTAACCCAAGATACAGGTGTCTCTAGGTTCCCCCACTAGGTCTTTAGCCTTCCTTCAAAACAACTCACTTCTATAGCTCAGGTCTCTTTACAGCACGGAGCCTTAGATCTGCTGACAGCTGAAAAACAGGATACCTGCATATTTCTTGGGGAAGAATGCTGCTAttccagcctgttttttttttttttttttttttttttagaaaatgttaGCAAATTAACCCAACTATCAAAGGAGTTTCTTAAATCAACTGCTCTTCACTCTGACCTCCTGGGACGGTTCAGTCACCTTTGTTGGCATGGATGTCTCCCGCATAGGACCCTTTGTTATCCTCAATCTCTTACTCCTCTTTGCTCCTGTCTTCCTTAACTGCTTCACCTCCTTTCTCACCAGACAAATATGTCAGATAAATTACCAAATGTTTAACTAACTTTTCCTCAGGAACTACCAACCCTTAGCCTCCAACAATGACTTACGTTCACTCCTATGGCATGAATACTTTCCTGGGCCTGCAACATGTTCCTGGATGGACTCTGGGAAAACTGGTGTCTTCTACCTTCCACCTTTCAGGATCCAGATGACCCTTGGATGGACATTGAAGACCTATGGCTCAGAAATTTTTCCATCTCCTGGACTCAGAACTCATACtcttttttaacttcattttcacACTCTTGACTTCTTTTACCAGTGTATCAGTGCTCTCCCTTGATCACCTATGCCCCCTGTGAGcaagaagcagaaaaagagaaTGCCATCCCTCTACTCTTTTTATAAACTAGAGGTAGAAATACTGGTCCTGATATGGTCTCTCAAACCCACCAGGCTACATCACCAAAGGCTTGCTACATCATAAAATGGCACAGGGCTACATGATAAAAACCTGccacctcctctcctttcttttccaccTAGCCAATCAGAGACAACCACCTCAACCCTCCCTAGGGGAGGGAtacccctttcttcttttgtatGCTAGAGTCAAAAACAGCCATGTGCCAGTAGGCCATCATGGTCTCTGCCCAGTCCACGGGCAGCCCCCGCCTGTGTCcttctaaataataaaatctcctttgtgctgagaatctGCTGTCTTGGTGTGTTCTGTACCACTTCATGAACCAACTATCTTTGACATAGGGTCTTGTCAGAACATGGTCCATGAATGAAGCTGTATGAAGAGAATTCTGATTGTTTGTGAGAATGCTCCAAGAAAAGAGAACAACAGCCTTGTGACCTTAGTCCTTCAAAGCACAGATTCTTGTTGGAATGTACATTCATGCCTCTCCCAGGTGTAGTAAATAGGAATGTGTTTGCTTCAGATTACACATTCTTGTTTACTTTTGTTATTCAAAAATGCCTCCAAACATGGTTTGTCCTAGTGACTGCATGCAGCCTAAACTCATGTGAATACACCTTGCCTTTGTGATTGCATACATCCTGAACTAATGGGAACTTTGCTCAATATGACCTGGCTTAAtcctcagaatataaattgtctgatgctctgaataaggTTGACTATAGTATTCCAAATTTTTAGGCTCCATTTTCCAAGGTTCACACCACCAACTAAAGTGGCGAtaggatctctctgtctctctcactatTCTAGAACTCACTAACTGATCTAGTCTGGCTAGCCTGTGAGACCCACAAATTTGTCTGTCTCTGCTTTTCCAGCACTGCGATTACAAATGCTTGCCACATCAGTTTTGGGAGCTGAACGTAAATTTTCCTGCTTGCAATGAATCAGTTACTGAATTTGATATTTCTCcacttcaaaataataaatttgtgGAGAATGGACATTTCCCTAAGagatttgtgttttaaaagaaaaccttATTGTTTTAGTCTTATGGATAAAGACTTGAAGTAGACTTTAAGCAAACACACCCAAATAAGTGAAGatagtgaagaaaataaaaaatgacaagaaagtgCCTGCATTTCATCATCTTTCTTGTTGTCACTGATGAATTTAATATACTAATCTCTGTCAACTGTCAGTTTATAACACTCTTTCTTCAGGGAATGGTGGCCTGGCCTTTTCTCATGGGCCATTGTTAATGAGTTTAATTGATAATATTTGGCCCACAAAGTACCAGgttctttgctttctcttctccatATAAGGTAGTAGAATTTTAGTAGTAAAGGAAGTGTGCTCTGTGACTTCTTCTAGGACAGTTGTATGCTGCATTACTTTTCAATCATAGGTTGAATGTGTACATTTCAAGGATGTGTTCCTGCACAATTAGCTAAATAAAACAATTCATGGAGAACTGCTTGAAATGGCTACAGATTCAAAGTAACAGTGAaattctgtgtctgtctttccagtgctggtattacaagcacataccacacaccactaCACAgggcttttattttttcaagggAGTAGGGAGTTTTATGGATGAAACTCATATCTACTAAATGACTGGCCCATCTCCCTAGATAAACATTATATCTTTATAAATTTAGAACAAAAGTAATTTACTGAGAGTCTAGTTTGGACCCTAGTATTATTAAACTTGTTTTCTACTCTGATATTGCTTATTGCTTTTAAGAAAGATTAATGAAAGCATCGTGGGTAAAtccttagtggttaagagcacatactgccctTGTAGAGGACTAGAATTTGGTCTTAAGTACCTAATTCAGATAgctgacaactgcctgtaactccagatctgggatatctgacacctcttctggactctttctTGGAGGTACCTGAacttacatatgtacatactgATACTTGGACAAACGTATatgcacatacttaaaaataaatattttttcaatctgtattccttttcttccACAGAGATCCCTGAGTCTAAGGGTAGTGATTTAATAAAGACCTTTCATTCCATGCTGAGTATtgcaaagtctctcattctctgtacaTCATTCAGTTGTCTTAATTTCCACCTATTGcaagaaaaagcttctctgatgagggttgctCAGTTCACTGATCTGGGGGAATAACATCATATCATTAGGGTTTTGTTTGCTGGTTgattgtttggggtttttgctTGGTTGTTTGTTTGCACTCATGACCTAACTACTCTCAGGCTCTTGACTACTTTAGCAGTGTCAGTTacgggttctatctcatggaatGGGGACGGGGGTGAATGATACCAGAAAACCGTATTTCGCACACACAACAGGGCTGATATACATATGAACTGACAGAGACAGTGACAGCATGAGACCTACACAGGTTCAAactagacaaaatcccagcaatgTGTAGAAGTAAGTACACACAAATTCCCACCTTTAACCAAGATCTTATTTCCTTATGATAGCTTCTGGGAAAGtggaaattagttttctccaaagagtatattaaccacactccagggcaggctgtatgcccaggagtagttggctaaCACAAAAAAGAGTCGGTGTTTTTGTGcactccttgttttgttttggtggaggttttgtttgttttttttttttctactgctttttgtgtgcttgtttttattttttattttttttattttatttttaagagaaagaacatgaagtaggGAAGTAGGAAGTAACTGGAAAAAGTTGGGAGAAGTGCaagtaaaaaaatataatttttttcaatctATATAAATTTAGTACAGATGACATAAgtggacattttaaaattattttccacaAGAAACATTATTCCCCATAGGTGTTTTCTCTAATGATTCTGATAATCTTCAAAGAATACCTCAAATGACCCTTTGTAAAGCAGAAGAGTCTCTAGGATTTACTTCAATTCTAAAATGTTTTCACACAAGATATTGTATAATTACAGGCAGAAAAACCTCACATGGGAAATGCAGTTGCAGATACAGTTTTGATCAACAATATAATATTGTGAATTTAATTTCTGAATCTTTCATGTGTGATCTTATTCTCATGGTCTCAAATAACTTCCCTCATTgttttaacaaaataaacttgTCAGAGAAAGGAGGAGTAGTTGAAAGACACTTAGGTAACAagatgattgatttttttctttctatgtgaGTAATGTCAATAGTTAGCATTCATATCAATGCTATCTTCTTCCATAGAACCTattaaatatccaaaatatacacataaccTTAAGCAGATCTGTAACTTGGTACCTAGTAAGATGTCATACTCTTATTACTTCATTTGggttttaaaaaacttatttgtattttctctttgtttctaagtCACAAACCAGGAGATAGGATTACAAACAGGAAAGCAGCTATCATTGAATAGAGACGCTCCTCAGCAACATGACTGAGACCAATATTTAATAAACAGAATAATGAACTTAGGAGGATGTTATTTATGAATCATAGGATGAACAATTAATGATGGCTTAGAAgtggtaagaaaaggaaaaaaattgaagagatgGGATTGAGTTGAGAAGTGGTTAGGACCCTTTGTTTTCAATTTGTacactttttattcttttacctTCATTGACATACAAAATTACATAAATTATGGGAGGTATAATATGATATTAATAGTCATAAATACAATATGTAATTGACAGATCACAGCAGTTACTTTACCCaacatctcaaaaatattttgtgaTTCAAAATTTGTAATCTTCTCTCCTGAACAGTTTCTTACTATACAAATTGTACTATATACAAATCTCCAAAAATCATCACTACTGTGGAATCAAAACAAATCAATtggaaagtaataaaaatatgcaataaacaattttattaaaaattgatcCAATATCTGGATGGACATTTCAAAAAGGAAGACATTCAAATTATCAAATGGGAGTAAGTAAGAGGGTAGAAAGATaagacagagtcaggaggatgAATGTGCTCAAAGTACAATCAATGAATTTATGAAACCATCAAGAACATGATCAACATCAGCAACTGGAAAAGGGGTAACAGTACCATTTGTCTCCTGGTTCTTTAAGTCTGAAACTTACTTTAAGTAAAGATTCATTTTTCCACCTACTGGAAAAGGGGTAACAGTACCATTTGTCTCCTGGTTCCTTATGTCTAAAACTTACTTTAAGTAAAAATTCGTTTTTCTGCCTACCTCAGGATAGACAACCATCACTTCCTGCATCtagattcttttcttctcctcacaCCTGTGCCTGTCATTCTTGAGCCCCCAAACTATATGCTTCCATTTCAAAAGAACTTGCATTCTTTATGGTCTAGACTTGGATATTATGCTAGTACTTGTAATAACGTGCTTTTGATTACAAATTAgttaatttattataaaatatatttaacaaagatTATAATTTCTAATAAACTGCCAGGTCCATTAGCAAAAAACATCATTTgaacacaaaatacaaataagcTGACTCTATAAAGGAATcaaattaaatatatacaatgcCAAAAAAAGCACAAATATTTAGGACTACTTAAAATTTTGGAATTTCTCCAAAAATAAAGTGCCATGCTccttgaaaacaaagaaataatgtataaaatattagGAATCACAAACTATAAGTATATTCTGACTCAGGAATGTATTCATTAACTAGTTTAGGATTGAGGTATCTTTATGGCATATTATGTAGTTGAAATAAAACAACAAGGGGCTACGTGAATGCAAAAATTCATACATCTTAATGTGTATCTCTATTTaaaggaatgttttatttttcagtttttgcaGGGCCTCTTTTACATCTTTGTTCCTAAGGCTGTATATCAGAGGGTTGAGCATGGGAATTAGTAGGGTGTAAAAAAGTGAAGCCATCTTGTCTTGATCCAGAGAGTAAGCAGAAGCAGGTCGGAAATACATAAAGAGCAATGTTCCCTGGAAAATGGAAACTGCACTTAAGTGAGAGGCACAAGTGGAGAATGCTTTGAACCTCCCCTCAGTGGAGTGGATTTTTAAGACTGATGAGATAATGTAACAATAGGAAACAAGGACTCCTGAGATGGTGCTCAGTTCAatgaaaccaaaaataataaaggtGATTAACTCATTGACCTGTGTATCTGAGCAAGATAGTAACAAGATGGGAGGGATATCACAGAAAAAATGATTAATCTCATTAGATCCACAGAAACATAACCCAAAGGTCATTATAGTATGTATCACAGTATCTATCATTCCTAATAGGTAAACTCCAGCTAGGAGGTAGTAACAAACCCTACTGGACATGTCTACTACATACATAAGGGGATTGCTGATGGCCTTGTAACGATCAAAGGCCATCACTGCCAACAGCATGCACTCAGCATCTACAAAGATACAGGTGAAGAAAAACTGCAAGGCACAGCCAACAAAAGATATAGATTTGTGTTTGTCCATTAGGTCCACCAGCATCTTTGGTCCAACTGCAGTTGAATAGCAGAGGTCTGAGAAAGAGAGATGGCTAAGAAAGAAGTACATTGGTGTGTGAAGCTGGGGATCAAGTCTGATCAAAACAATCATTCCAATATTTGTCACAAGAATAATGAGATAGATGAGAAGAAATACAATGAATAGAACCACTTCTATGACAGGGTTATTAGTAATTCCCAATAGAATAAACTGAGTGATTGAGGAGCAGTTTCCTTCATCCATTCTTCTTTGTTCTTTGCCTGAATGGTTGCAAAAAGCATTCAAAATATAGGATGACTGGGATTTAATTTATCTAGGCAAGAAAATTGTTGTCTATATTCAGAATCTAATTTTGGTATGTAGAAAATATTCTGTAGATGAtctagaccaatggttctcaaccttcctaatgttgagaCACTTTAATATATTTCTTGATATTTTGATGACCCCAAACATAAAATAGAGATTCATATTTAATCTCTCATCATAGCATCAAATACAAGTACATTCATGGAAATTACTGTTATGGTTTCTTAATGACATTTATTTCTATACTAAGTCCTTATGACATGTGGTTCTTACAGCATTTAATTAACATAGATTTGCATTTGTAATATTTTGATTGTATTATTATTTgagcaaaaatagaaaaaaattaattacatatgtatattatttaCAGTTGTTTTACAAAGGAATTTTGATTATTAAATAAATCATAGAAACCTTTATAAAATTACATTAGTAGCATATTTAGGCAGTTAAATTCATACAAGTATAGCAAGAAGACATGGTGGCCACTACTATATTTTAATCTGTATTTAACTGACATCAAGGTATACTATTAATTTTGGCGTACTCCtcaggacaaagaaagaaaacaaggtattatttttttctatattgtttAAATGTAAACTGGAAACATACCTCAGATATTTATTCTGTCCTTATCTACAGCACATGTACAATGTTCATATCATACTATTTTCCTGTGGTACCCTTGGTTTTTAAATATGTGAGAGTCTGTGTTCACTGTTCTGTATGTAAATGGGGTTAATTAAATTCCCAGCTCAGTTTTTTCCTCTGAGGAATACAGCAACAGCTTTGATCAAGGTTGAAGTTTTAATTCTGTGCGCTTGTCACCACATGGATCCCTAAGAGATGTTAAACAGAGCTTATTGATAGGATTTGTAGCATGTAGTGAAACCAGATAGCTAATGAAATGAAGAAGAGTCACTTCCAATGATGCccatgtcttttttattttctgtcttgtttctttgttttttgaaacaaatcCCTCAACCCTAGTTATCTCAGGCAGTGCTCTTCCCATTAAACGTTGTCTCTTCTCTCACAACTCCACAATAAAcattatcatttctatataatggTTCTTCTGTATTCATCAATTCTTGTATGATCATTTTATTTGAGGACAGGGGGTTGCTTGTTTTCCTCTTCATGATGTGTAGGTGGGGTTCTACAGAGTTTTGTGGGAAGAATGGATTAGGAAAGGTGTCATgttaaatgttttctggtagaatcACTGGTGAATATTTTTTAAGAGTAAGTATAAAAATTCTGTGAGGTAAAATGACTTTTTATTAAAACTTCATGTGTAGAATATAGTCAAAGAAAGTGTTCAATTTTAATTTAACAAATAAGTTACAGTTACTTTTACttcaaacaataatttaaaaattaggagAAATCAGAAGTGTGATATTTTTGGGATATTAAAAAAATGTACTCTTCAACTACTAATTGGACATTAGACACCCTCAATATTGACTTAACATTTTAACATCCAAGTTATCACGTTCTTAATTTGGATGGAGAACTAAAGACTGCATTTatattttgttacatatatattttttaaagtaaccaTCCTACAATCTACAGAACCAGaaaagctaagtaacaagaaggTTTCAAGGGATGGTGATGGTGGGGGGTGATGTATGAATCTCACTGTGAGGGGGAATTAAAATAGACATCTCCATTGCATGGGGGGAGGGCTCTGgttgggggatggggatgggaataAGAGAGATTAGatgggggaaggatggagggagagagtactgggagagacaactggaatctggggccatctctgggatgagctagagaCCTAgggcaatggaaactcccagcaATATGTGAGGCTGACACTAGCTGAGACTCCCAGCAATGGGGAATACATAGCCTAAATTGGCCATCTCATATAAGTGGGCAAAACTTCTTACTGAACTTGGGATACCatctcagccacaaaaccttcattCTAAAATTTGTCTTGCCTACAAGACGTGCTGGAGTAAAGATAACATAGAAATTGTTGGAGTGACCAATATATGACTGATCCAGCTGGAGAAGCATGCCATGGGGGAAAGCccaccctgacactgcctggagggccagggccCAGAGGCTacatagcccagagacctaggacagaaccaaacaaaaatggtgcaaaaaatcaatgaaatgattcc
This genomic interval carries:
- the LOC131908271 gene encoding olfactory receptor 5W2-like; the protein is MDEGNCSSITQFILLGITNNPVIEVVLFIVFLLIYLIILVTNIGMIVLIRLDPQLHTPMYFFLSHLSFSDLCYSTAVGPKMLVDLMDKHKSISFVGCALQFFFTCIFVDAECMLLAVMAFDRYKAISNPLMYVVDMSSRVCYYLLAGVYLLGMIDTVIHTIMTFGLCFCGSNEINHFFCDIPPILLLSCSDTQVNELITFIIFGFIELSTISGVLVSYCYIISSVLKIHSTEGRFKAFSTCASHLSAVSIFQGTLLFMYFRPASAYSLDQDKMASLFYTLLIPMLNPLIYSLRNKDVKEALQKLKNKTFL